In Desulfomonile tiedjei DSM 6799, a genomic segment contains:
- a CDS encoding DUF1254 domain-containing protein — translation MLLLPMTAHAEKMKIAEDEAHAIGIEAYLYFYSLVTMDITRKQSTNIEPGKEFGKGPMNMFVNIPEYPPATMRTVVRPNFDTLYSIAWLDLTTEPVVVSAPDTGGRYYLLPMLDMWTDVFASPGWRTTGTQAINFLVVPSCWRPDLRDRFIEEFKLPKNTQLIDAPTPYVWVIGRTKTDGPKDYDAVHKIQAGFKVTPLSRWGKTPEPVPVKIDPTVDMKTPPKVQVDTMSADKFFAYAAELLKVIPPHTTDEPIVARMKHIGIEVGRSFDFTKLDPSVQKALATVPESAQKLMEWKIPSLARVVNDWSMNTDTMGVYGNYYLKRAIVSQLGLGANLPGDAIYPLNLGDETGKPLDGANNYTIHFDKGLLPPVSAFWSITLYDQEGFQVANSLDRFAVSSWMPFTYNPDGSLDLYFQNESPGKNREANWLPAPKGPFNLTMRLYAPKQEVLVGKWNPPPIVKVQKLPSVTGGQ, via the coding sequence ATGCTACTGTTGCCCATGACCGCCCACGCCGAAAAGATGAAAATAGCAGAGGACGAGGCCCACGCCATCGGTATCGAAGCGTACCTCTACTTCTATTCGTTGGTGACAATGGATATCACCCGGAAGCAATCAACGAACATCGAGCCCGGAAAAGAGTTCGGCAAAGGGCCGATGAACATGTTCGTCAATATTCCGGAGTATCCGCCCGCCACCATGAGGACGGTTGTAAGGCCGAATTTCGATACCCTGTATTCCATCGCGTGGCTGGATCTCACGACGGAACCTGTGGTCGTCTCCGCTCCGGATACGGGTGGACGGTATTACCTGTTGCCGATGCTCGATATGTGGACGGACGTCTTCGCTTCTCCGGGTTGGCGTACGACCGGCACTCAGGCAATAAATTTTCTCGTGGTTCCTTCTTGCTGGCGTCCTGATTTAAGAGATCGGTTCATCGAGGAATTTAAACTCCCCAAAAACACACAACTAATTGATGCTCCAACACCCTATGTGTGGGTCATCGGCCGCACCAAGACTGACGGCCCAAAAGACTATGACGCTGTTCACAAGATCCAGGCAGGCTTCAAAGTCACGCCGCTCTCGCGTTGGGGCAAGACGCCGGAGCCTGTCCCAGTGAAAATCGATCCCACGGTTGACATGAAGACGCCACCGAAAGTTCAGGTGGACACTATGTCTGCGGACAAATTCTTCGCTTACGCCGCCGAGCTGCTGAAAGTCATACCGCCGCACACCACCGATGAGCCGATCGTTGCGCGCATGAAACACATCGGCATCGAAGTGGGGCGGAGCTTCGACTTCACCAAACTCGATCCGTCCGTTCAAAAAGCGCTCGCGACAGTGCCGGAAAGCGCCCAGAAGCTCATGGAATGGAAAATACCCTCGCTCGCTCGCGTCGTCAACGACTGGTCGATGAACACGGATACAATGGGGGTTTATGGCAACTACTATCTCAAGCGCGCCATCGTTTCCCAACTCGGTCTCGGTGCCAACCTGCCCGGAGATGCCATCTATCCTCTGAATCTCGGAGATGAGACAGGCAAGCCTCTTGACGGTGCGAACAATTATACGATTCACTTCGATAAGGGATTATTGCCGCCTGTGAGTGCCTTCTGGTCGATCACTCTTTACGATCAGGAAGGGTTCCAGGTCGCGAACAGCCTGGATCGGTTCGCTGTCAGTAGCTGGATGCCGTTTACTTACAACCCGGACGGTTCTCTTGACCTCTATTTCCAGAATGAAAGTCCCGGCAAAAACAGGGAAGCGAACTGGCTACCGGCACCAAAAGGACCTTTCAACTTGACCATGCGCCTGTATGCGCCGAAACAGGAAGTTCTCGTCGGCAAGTGGAATCCGCCGCCGATCGTTAAGGTGCAGAAACTCCCCAGCGTGACGGGCGGCCAGTAG
- a CDS encoding MarC family protein, with the protein MEHAVTLFVGTFTTLLAIINPFEAIPVFLQLTAGREDSVRLEVSRQSCLYATLLLVFFLVFGNLVLWIFSIPLSMVRIVGGIILMRLGFELFSPSPNGGMIPGSGADSTEKPLDVAFVPLAMPIMVGPGAIATVLGMSSLVEHPGSGIIASVVLAIVATMFVTYLSLLYARKIYSWIGIKGVDAATRIVGFFVASMGMGLVFHGVVQALRQYGIVHL; encoded by the coding sequence ATGGAACACGCTGTCACATTATTTGTGGGAACGTTCACTACTTTGCTGGCAATTATTAATCCGTTTGAAGCAATTCCCGTATTCCTCCAGCTCACAGCGGGTCGAGAAGACAGTGTCCGTCTCGAAGTCTCACGCCAATCCTGTTTATATGCAACGCTCTTATTAGTATTCTTTCTGGTGTTCGGAAATCTGGTTTTGTGGATTTTCTCTATCCCGCTGAGCATGGTTCGCATTGTGGGGGGCATTATTCTCATGCGACTCGGTTTCGAGTTGTTCTCTCCCTCTCCAAATGGTGGAATGATACCCGGTTCTGGCGCAGATTCCACCGAAAAGCCACTGGATGTCGCCTTCGTCCCTCTGGCTATGCCAATAATGGTTGGTCCGGGAGCTATTGCTACCGTTCTGGGCATGAGTTCACTGGTAGAACATCCTGGCAGCGGAATTATAGCGTCTGTCGTTCTTGCCATCGTGGCAACTATGTTTGTTACCTATTTATCTCTCTTGTACGCAAGAAAGATCTATAGCTGGATAGGGATCAAAGGGGTGGATGCAGCTACCCGGATAGTAGGCTTTTTCGTGGCTTCCATGGGGATGGGGCTTGTGTTTCATGGGGTTGTGCAGGCCTTACGGCAATACGGTATCGTGCATTTGTAG